In the genome of Rhodoplanes sp. Z2-YC6860, one region contains:
- the ubiE gene encoding bifunctional demethylmenaquinone methyltransferase/2-methoxy-6-polyprenyl-1,4-benzoquinol methylase UbiE encodes MAASETDFGYRRVPLADKQGLVDDVFHSVARRYDLMNDLMSGGLHRAWKEALVTAVNPPKGRAPFALLDLAGGTGDVAFRVLDRGGRGVRVTVADINAEMLAVGRERAEKAGRDVKFIDANAETLPFPDKSFDAVTIAFGIRNVPRIDVALGEIHRVLKLGGHFLCLEFSSVDVPGLDRLYDLYSFNVIPAIGRAVTGDGEAYRYLVESIRKFPKPAKFADMIRGAGLGRVSFERLTGGVVALHSGWRL; translated from the coding sequence ATGGCTGCCTCCGAGACCGATTTTGGCTACCGCCGCGTGCCGCTTGCCGACAAGCAGGGTCTGGTCGACGACGTCTTCCATTCGGTAGCGCGCCGCTATGACCTGATGAACGACCTGATGTCCGGCGGCCTGCACCGCGCCTGGAAAGAGGCGCTGGTCACGGCGGTCAATCCGCCCAAGGGCCGGGCGCCGTTTGCGCTGCTCGATCTGGCCGGCGGCACCGGTGACGTGGCGTTCCGCGTCCTCGACCGCGGCGGCCGGGGCGTCCGCGTGACGGTTGCCGATATCAACGCCGAGATGCTGGCGGTCGGCCGCGAGCGTGCTGAGAAGGCCGGGCGCGACGTCAAGTTCATCGACGCCAACGCAGAGACCTTGCCGTTTCCCGACAAGAGCTTCGACGCCGTCACCATCGCGTTCGGCATCCGCAACGTGCCGCGCATCGATGTGGCGCTCGGCGAGATCCATCGGGTGCTGAAGCTCGGCGGACACTTCCTGTGTCTCGAGTTCTCGTCGGTCGATGTGCCGGGCCTCGACCGGCTCTACGACCTCTATTCGTTCAACGTCATTCCGGCGATCGGCCGCGCCGTGACCGGCGATGGCGAGGCGTATCGCTATCTCGTGGAATCGATCCGCAAGTTTCCGAAGCCGGCGAAATTCGCCGACATGATCCGCGGCGCGGGGCTGGGCCGTGTCTCGTTCGAACGCCTCACCGGCGGCGTGGTGGCTTTGCATTCCGGCTGGCGGTTGTGA
- a CDS encoding serine protease → MRILRAVSFAILVIALASPEVFAQGDVHESYGPITPAKPVSAKPAPKTKAAAKPDAPAAPAPAKAAAVQKPAKEASAPAQPAPEITTDGRAAKGRQTGKSARKAKAEPKPKTAPKTAASKTAAPKSATPKTGAPKAAAAKETAPSPTNAATSPALRDAYTAMTPSERIAIQSDLIWAGDYRGLADGEFSDKLVNAVRDYQKRNKLKVTGLLAPEERASLAASVASLRDASGWRVVDDPVTGARLGIPSKFATKTTPGSSGTRWSSEQGQLQIETWRVDTGATIAAVFDQQRKMPRRRLSGSSLLSDSFTIIGMQGLKKMRVVGFARDGEVRGLTILYDQAIEGDIDPLVLPVAGSYLPFAQGLSLTGGAGASRRKVDYGTGVFVSAAGDVLTDSRVVEGCSSVTLPGLGYAERVADDRATGLTLLRINGVSDVGVAPLAADDEDASNVTLVGVADPTAQAGGSAVSTAKAQVSSTKALDATPALGFAGAGAFNASGKLAGVVQLSPVQTSSTAASASQASMVPVGAIRSFLRQNNVATSDAALAYAASAVTRVICIRK, encoded by the coding sequence ATGCGAATCTTGCGCGCGGTTTCGTTTGCGATCTTGGTCATTGCGTTGGCGAGCCCAGAAGTCTTTGCCCAAGGCGACGTCCACGAAAGCTACGGCCCGATCACGCCTGCAAAGCCCGTTTCCGCCAAGCCCGCTCCGAAGACCAAGGCCGCCGCAAAACCCGATGCACCTGCCGCGCCGGCACCAGCGAAAGCTGCCGCCGTGCAGAAGCCCGCCAAGGAAGCCTCGGCTCCGGCGCAGCCGGCCCCGGAAATAACCACGGACGGCAGAGCCGCCAAGGGCAGGCAGACCGGCAAAAGTGCCCGCAAGGCGAAGGCTGAGCCGAAGCCCAAGACAGCGCCCAAGACGGCAGCGTCCAAGACTGCAGCGCCCAAGAGCGCGACGCCCAAGACCGGAGCGCCCAAGGCTGCGGCCGCGAAGGAGACCGCTCCGAGCCCGACGAACGCTGCGACGTCGCCGGCTCTGCGCGACGCCTATACGGCGATGACGCCGAGCGAACGGATCGCGATCCAGTCCGATCTCATCTGGGCCGGCGATTATCGCGGCCTCGCCGACGGCGAGTTCAGCGACAAACTGGTCAACGCGGTCAGGGATTATCAGAAGCGCAACAAGCTGAAGGTCACCGGGCTGCTCGCGCCCGAAGAGCGCGCGTCGCTTGCGGCTTCCGTCGCATCACTCCGGGACGCGTCGGGCTGGCGCGTGGTCGACGATCCGGTGACCGGTGCGCGGCTCGGTATTCCGTCGAAGTTTGCAACGAAGACGACGCCGGGCTCGAGCGGTACGCGCTGGAGCTCGGAGCAGGGTCAGTTGCAGATCGAGACCTGGCGCGTCGACACCGGCGCGACGATCGCGGCGGTGTTCGATCAGCAAAGGAAAATGCCGCGCCGGCGGCTGTCCGGCAGCAGTCTCCTGAGCGACTCCTTCACCATCATCGGCATGCAGGGCCTGAAGAAAATGCGCGTCGTGGGTTTTGCCCGCGACGGCGAGGTGCGGGGGCTCACGATCCTCTACGACCAGGCGATCGAAGGCGATATCGATCCGCTGGTGCTGCCGGTCGCCGGCAGCTATCTGCCGTTTGCACAAGGTTTGTCGCTCACCGGCGGCGCGGGCGCGTCACGTCGCAAGGTCGACTACGGCACCGGCGTGTTCGTTTCCGCCGCGGGCGACGTGCTGACCGACAGCCGTGTCGTCGAGGGCTGCTCGAGCGTCACGCTGCCGGGCCTGGGTTACGCCGAGCGCGTTGCTGACGACCGCGCGACGGGCCTCACACTGCTGCGGATCAATGGCGTGTCGGATGTCGGCGTCGCGCCGCTTGCGGCCGACGATGAGGATGCGAGCAACGTGACGCTGGTCGGCGTCGCCGATCCGACGGCGCAGGCCGGCGGCAGTGCGGTTTCGACTGCGAAGGCGCAAGTCAGCAGCACGAAGGCGCTCGATGCCACGCCTGCGCTGGGTTTCGCAGGCGCCGGCGCATTCAACGCTTCGGGAAAACTCGCGGGGGTGGTGCAGCTCAGCCCGGTGCAGACCAGCAGCACGGCAGCCTCGGCGTCGCAAGCGTCGATGGTGCCAGTCGGTGCGATCCGCAGCTTCCTACGACAGAACAACGTTGCAACGAGTGACGCGGCGCTCGCCTACGCGGCGTCGGCCGTCACCCGTGTGATCTGCATCCGGAAATAG
- a CDS encoding enoyl-CoA hydratase, producing the protein MSYQNIIVETKGRVGVIRFNRPNALNALNAALVGELIAAIDVLEADTNIGCLLITGSDKAFAAGADIKEMADKTYQDVNMEDFGGDKDRIARCRKPVVAAVAGFALGGGCEFAMQADIIIAADTAKFGQPEIKLGVIPGYGGTQRLTRAVGKAKAMDLILSGRMMDAQEAERSGLVARVVPAASLMDEAIKVAETIAGMGLPSVYAAKESVNRAFETTLAEGVRFERRVFHALFATEDQKEGMAAFIGKRPAKFKNK; encoded by the coding sequence ATGAGCTACCAGAACATCATCGTCGAGACCAAAGGCCGCGTCGGCGTCATCCGCTTCAACCGGCCGAACGCGCTCAACGCACTCAACGCCGCGCTGGTCGGCGAGTTGATCGCGGCAATCGATGTGCTGGAAGCCGACACCAACATTGGATGTCTGCTCATAACCGGATCGGACAAGGCGTTCGCCGCCGGCGCCGACATCAAGGAGATGGCGGACAAGACCTACCAGGACGTGAACATGGAGGATTTCGGCGGCGACAAGGATCGCATCGCGCGCTGCCGCAAGCCGGTGGTTGCGGCCGTCGCGGGCTTTGCGCTCGGCGGCGGCTGCGAGTTCGCGATGCAGGCCGACATCATCATCGCCGCCGATACGGCGAAATTCGGCCAGCCCGAGATCAAGCTCGGCGTCATTCCGGGCTATGGCGGCACACAGCGGCTCACCCGCGCGGTCGGCAAGGCCAAGGCGATGGATCTCATCCTCAGCGGCCGGATGATGGACGCGCAGGAGGCGGAACGCTCAGGCCTCGTCGCGCGCGTGGTGCCGGCCGCGAGCCTGATGGACGAGGCTATTAAAGTGGCCGAGACCATCGCCGGCATGGGCCTGCCGTCGGTTTATGCCGCGAAGGAAAGCGTCAATCGTGCCTTCGAGACGACGCTGGCCGAGGGCGTGCGCTTCGAGCGCCGCGTGTTTCACGCGCTGTTTGCCACGGAAGATCAGAAGGAAGGCATGGCGGCCTTCATCGGGAAGCGCCCGGCGAAGTTCAAGAACAAATAG
- the mutM gene encoding bifunctional DNA-formamidopyrimidine glycosylase/DNA-(apurinic or apyrimidinic site) lyase, translated as MPELPEVETVRRGLAPVMEGAKFVDVIAHRGDLRWPLPKDFAARLKGHTVTGLGRRAKYLLADVSSGEVLVMHLGMSGSFRVEHDEGGKTPGAYYHDRSKNTAHDHVVFRMSSGATIRFNDPRRFGSMKLVKRTELDDEPLLKALGPEPLGNAFDAAMLAEAFQGKNTSLKAALLDQRNVAGLGNIYVCEALNRSLLSPKRKASTIADRKGAPNDRAMKLADSIKTVLQDAIEAGGSSLRDHQKTNGDLGMFQHRFRVYDREGKPCPTRGCPGTIKRITQNGRSTFFCPVCQK; from the coding sequence ATGCCCGAGCTCCCCGAAGTCGAGACCGTGCGCCGCGGGCTTGCGCCCGTGATGGAGGGCGCCAAGTTCGTCGACGTGATCGCCCATCGCGGCGATCTGCGCTGGCCGCTGCCCAAGGACTTCGCCGCCCGGCTCAAAGGCCACACCGTGACCGGGCTCGGCCGCCGCGCGAAATATCTCCTGGCCGACGTGTCCTCGGGCGAGGTGCTCGTGATGCATCTCGGCATGTCGGGTTCGTTCCGGGTGGAGCATGACGAGGGCGGAAAAACGCCTGGCGCCTATTATCACGACCGCAGCAAGAACACGGCGCACGACCACGTCGTGTTCCGGATGTCGTCGGGTGCGACCATCCGCTTCAACGATCCGCGCCGCTTCGGTTCGATGAAGCTCGTGAAGCGCACCGAGCTCGACGATGAGCCCCTGCTGAAGGCGCTCGGACCCGAACCGCTCGGCAATGCGTTTGATGCCGCGATGCTTGCGGAAGCTTTCCAAGGCAAGAACACGAGTCTCAAGGCCGCACTGCTCGACCAACGCAATGTCGCGGGGCTCGGCAACATCTATGTCTGCGAGGCGCTCAACCGCTCGCTGCTTTCACCCAAGCGCAAAGCCTCGACCATCGCCGATCGCAAGGGCGCGCCGAACGATCGCGCCATGAAGCTTGCGGATTCGATCAAGACGGTGCTGCAGGACGCCATCGAAGCCGGCGGATCGTCGCTGCGCGATCATCAGAAGACCAACGGCGACCTCGGCATGTTCCAGCATCGCTTCCGGGTGTATGACCGCGAGGGCAAGCCATGCCCGACGCGCGGCTGTCCGGGCACCATCAAGCGCATCACGCAGAACGGCCGCTCGACGTTTTTCTGTCCGGTCTGCCAGAAGTAG